A window of the Loxodonta africana isolate mLoxAfr1 chromosome 3, mLoxAfr1.hap2, whole genome shotgun sequence genome harbors these coding sequences:
- the GMEB1 gene encoding glucocorticoid modulatory element-binding protein 1 isoform X1, with amino-acid sequence MANAEVSVPVGDVVVVPTEGNEGENPENTKTQVILQLQPVQQGLFIDGHFYNRIYEAGSENNTAVVAVETHTIHKIEEGIDASTIEANEDMEIAYPITCGESKAILLWKKFVCPGINVKCVKFNDQLISPKHFVHLAGKSTLKDWKRAIRLGGIMLRKMMDSGQIDFYQHDKVCSNTCRSTKFDLLISSARAPVPGQQTSVVQTPTSADGSITQIAISEESMEEAGLEWNSALTAAVTMATEEGVKKDSEEISEDTLMFWKGIADVGLMEEVVCNIQKEIEELLRGVQQRLIQAPFQVTDAAVLNNVAHTFGLMDTVKKVLDNRKNQVEQGEEQFLYTLTDLERQLEEQKKQAQDHRLKSQTVQNVVLMPVSTPKPPKRPRLQRPASTTVLSPSPPVQQPQFTVISPITITPVGQSFSMGNIPVATLSQGSSPLTVHTLPSGPQLFRYATVVSSTKSNSPDTMTIHPSSSLALLSSTAMQDGGTLGNMTTMVSPVELVAMESGLTSAIQAVESTSEDGQTIIEIDPAPDPEAEDTEGKAVILETELRTEEKVVAEMEEHQHQVHNVEIVVLED; translated from the exons ATGGCTAATGCGGAAGTGAGTGTCCCAGTGGGGGATGTAGTTGTGGTACCCACTGAAGGCAATGAAGGAGAGAACCCTGAAAACACTAAGACCCAGGTGATCTTGCAGTTACAACCTGTGCAGCAAGG TTTGTTTATCGATGGACACTTTTACAACAGGATTTATGAAGCTGGGTCGGAGAACAATACAGCAGTTGTGGCAGTAGAAACTCACACAATACACAAAATTGAGGAAGGGATTG aTGCAAGCACTATAGAAGCAAATGAGGATATGGAAATTGCTTACCCCATAACTTGTGGGGAGAGCAAAGCCATCCTCCTCTGGAAGAAGTTTGTATGTCCAGGAATAAATGTGAAGTGTGTCAAG TTCAATGATCAGTTGATCAGTCCCAAGCATTTTGTTCATCTGGCTGGCAAGTCCACCCTGAaggactggaagagagccattcGTCTGGGTGGAATCATGCTCAG GAAAATGATGGACTCTGGACAGATCGATTTTTACCAGCATGACAAGGTTTGCTCCAATACCTGCAGAAGCACCAAATTTGATCTTCTCATCAGCAGTGCAAGAGCTCCCGTGCCAGGACAGCAGACAAGTGTGGTGCAGACACCCACCTCCGCCGATG GTAGCATCACACAGATTGCCATCTCAGAGGAGAGCATGGAAGAGGCAGGGCTGGAATGGAACTCAGCCCTCACTGCTGCCGTTACCATGGCCACAGAGGAGGGCGTGAAGAAAGACTCAGAGGAAATTTCAG AGGACACTTTGATGTTCTGGAAAGGAATAGCTGATGTAGGGCTGATGGAAGAGGTTGTCTGTAATATACAGAAGGAAATAGAGGAGCTACTCAGGGGAGTTCAGCAGCGGCTCATTCAGGCTCCATTCCAGGTCACAG ATGCTGCTGTTCTCAATAATGTAGCACATACATTTGGCCTAATGGACACAGTCAAGAAGGTTTTGGACAACAGGAAGAACCAAGTAGAGCAGGGAGAAGAGCAATTTCTCTATACTCTGacag ACTTGGAACGCCAGTTGGAAGAGCAGAAGAAGCAAGCTCAGGATCACAGGCTGAAATCCCAGACGGTTCAAAATGTGGTGCTGATGCCTGTGAGCACTCCTAAACCTCCAAAAAGGCCCCGGCTCCAGCGGCCAGCCTCCACCACCGTTCTGAGCCCTTCTCCTCCTGTCCAGCAGCCTCAGTTCACAGTCATCTCACCCATCACCATCACCCCAGTGGGTCAGTCATTTTCCATGGGTAATATTCCAGTGGCCACCCTCAGCCAGGGCTCCAGCCCTTTGACTGTCCACACACTGCCTTCTGGCCCTCAGCTCTTCCGCTATGCCACAGTGGTCTCCTCTACCAAGAGCAACTCACCAGACACAATGACCATCCACCCGTCGTCTAGCTTAGCACTGCTAAGCTCCACCGCCATGCAGGATGGGGGTACCCTGGGCAACATGACCACCATGGTGAGCCCTGTGGAGTTGGTGGCCATGGAGTCTGGCCTGACCTCAGCAATCCAGGCTGTTGAAAGCACCTCAGAGGATGGGCAGACCATCATTGAGATTGACCCAGCCCCAGACCCAGAGGCTGAGGATACTGAGGGCAAAGCAGTCATCTTGGAGACAGAGCTGAGGACTGAGGAGAAAGTTGTGGCTGAGATGGAAGAACACCAGCATCAAGTCCACAATGTGGAAATTGTGGTCTTGGAGGATTAA
- the GMEB1 gene encoding glucocorticoid modulatory element-binding protein 1 isoform X2, with product MANAEVSVPVGDVVVVPTEGNEGENPENTKTQVILQLQPVQQGIYEAGSENNTAVVAVETHTIHKIEEGIDASTIEANEDMEIAYPITCGESKAILLWKKFVCPGINVKCVKFNDQLISPKHFVHLAGKSTLKDWKRAIRLGGIMLRKMMDSGQIDFYQHDKVCSNTCRSTKFDLLISSARAPVPGQQTSVVQTPTSADGSITQIAISEESMEEAGLEWNSALTAAVTMATEEGVKKDSEEISEDTLMFWKGIADVGLMEEVVCNIQKEIEELLRGVQQRLIQAPFQVTDAAVLNNVAHTFGLMDTVKKVLDNRKNQVEQGEEQFLYTLTDLERQLEEQKKQAQDHRLKSQTVQNVVLMPVSTPKPPKRPRLQRPASTTVLSPSPPVQQPQFTVISPITITPVGQSFSMGNIPVATLSQGSSPLTVHTLPSGPQLFRYATVVSSTKSNSPDTMTIHPSSSLALLSSTAMQDGGTLGNMTTMVSPVELVAMESGLTSAIQAVESTSEDGQTIIEIDPAPDPEAEDTEGKAVILETELRTEEKVVAEMEEHQHQVHNVEIVVLED from the exons ATGGCTAATGCGGAAGTGAGTGTCCCAGTGGGGGATGTAGTTGTGGTACCCACTGAAGGCAATGAAGGAGAGAACCCTGAAAACACTAAGACCCAGGTGATCTTGCAGTTACAACCTGTGCAGCAAGG GATTTATGAAGCTGGGTCGGAGAACAATACAGCAGTTGTGGCAGTAGAAACTCACACAATACACAAAATTGAGGAAGGGATTG aTGCAAGCACTATAGAAGCAAATGAGGATATGGAAATTGCTTACCCCATAACTTGTGGGGAGAGCAAAGCCATCCTCCTCTGGAAGAAGTTTGTATGTCCAGGAATAAATGTGAAGTGTGTCAAG TTCAATGATCAGTTGATCAGTCCCAAGCATTTTGTTCATCTGGCTGGCAAGTCCACCCTGAaggactggaagagagccattcGTCTGGGTGGAATCATGCTCAG GAAAATGATGGACTCTGGACAGATCGATTTTTACCAGCATGACAAGGTTTGCTCCAATACCTGCAGAAGCACCAAATTTGATCTTCTCATCAGCAGTGCAAGAGCTCCCGTGCCAGGACAGCAGACAAGTGTGGTGCAGACACCCACCTCCGCCGATG GTAGCATCACACAGATTGCCATCTCAGAGGAGAGCATGGAAGAGGCAGGGCTGGAATGGAACTCAGCCCTCACTGCTGCCGTTACCATGGCCACAGAGGAGGGCGTGAAGAAAGACTCAGAGGAAATTTCAG AGGACACTTTGATGTTCTGGAAAGGAATAGCTGATGTAGGGCTGATGGAAGAGGTTGTCTGTAATATACAGAAGGAAATAGAGGAGCTACTCAGGGGAGTTCAGCAGCGGCTCATTCAGGCTCCATTCCAGGTCACAG ATGCTGCTGTTCTCAATAATGTAGCACATACATTTGGCCTAATGGACACAGTCAAGAAGGTTTTGGACAACAGGAAGAACCAAGTAGAGCAGGGAGAAGAGCAATTTCTCTATACTCTGacag ACTTGGAACGCCAGTTGGAAGAGCAGAAGAAGCAAGCTCAGGATCACAGGCTGAAATCCCAGACGGTTCAAAATGTGGTGCTGATGCCTGTGAGCACTCCTAAACCTCCAAAAAGGCCCCGGCTCCAGCGGCCAGCCTCCACCACCGTTCTGAGCCCTTCTCCTCCTGTCCAGCAGCCTCAGTTCACAGTCATCTCACCCATCACCATCACCCCAGTGGGTCAGTCATTTTCCATGGGTAATATTCCAGTGGCCACCCTCAGCCAGGGCTCCAGCCCTTTGACTGTCCACACACTGCCTTCTGGCCCTCAGCTCTTCCGCTATGCCACAGTGGTCTCCTCTACCAAGAGCAACTCACCAGACACAATGACCATCCACCCGTCGTCTAGCTTAGCACTGCTAAGCTCCACCGCCATGCAGGATGGGGGTACCCTGGGCAACATGACCACCATGGTGAGCCCTGTGGAGTTGGTGGCCATGGAGTCTGGCCTGACCTCAGCAATCCAGGCTGTTGAAAGCACCTCAGAGGATGGGCAGACCATCATTGAGATTGACCCAGCCCCAGACCCAGAGGCTGAGGATACTGAGGGCAAAGCAGTCATCTTGGAGACAGAGCTGAGGACTGAGGAGAAAGTTGTGGCTGAGATGGAAGAACACCAGCATCAAGTCCACAATGTGGAAATTGTGGTCTTGGAGGATTAA